In Tachysurus vachellii isolate PV-2020 chromosome 7, HZAU_Pvac_v1, whole genome shotgun sequence, the DNA window CGACAATCAAAACAAATTACCTTGCACTTTATTAAAAACGTTTTGCTGATAGATGCTTGTAAATATGTCTAAAATTTTAAAGCAGATATGactaaatttctgttttttataactgatgtctttttttattattcaaacgTATGATCACAGACCTAATCTGTGAGTTGGAGTGCATGTTGATGTTATGCTGAGcattgtgatgtgtgtgtgtaatacatttTCCCGTCGGGGCTCGCCGTAGAGGCTGTGTGGGCATGCGCACAAGAGGGCAGTGTTCTCGGGAAGATTGGTGTGGAGCACCACGttggacaataataataaaaatagcttaTGAACAAATGATGAGCCTCCGTTTCTTATTTTTAGTAGCATTTCAGTTTAGGTGAACCCGATGTCAAACGCTCGGTTACAATTGTAAAACACATGATGTACTTGTGAATTAATTCTTTGAAAGTCTTTCAATaaaatttaaaggaaaaagaaacaccGGCGGCCAAACTGgtaattgtaattatttattaaaattaagtaGCACTGATGGAATACATACGTGAAAAAAAGGGGGCTtatcctttgtttgtttgtgtctgtcactcACGCAGAAAAGAGATTTGCACCTTGTATGAGAAAGTGGgcggctcttaaaagagcctttgtgtTGATAAAGACGGCGGTAAGGCGCTTTACTTGGAGCTGGTGTACTTGGTGACGGCCTTTGTGCCCTCAGACACGGCGTGCTTGGCCAACTCTCCGGGAAGCAACAGACGCACGGCAGTCTGGATCTCCCtagaggtgatggtggagcGCTTGTTGTAATGAGCAAGACGAGAAGACTCCCCGGCGATGCGCTCAAAAATGTCGTTGACGAACGAGTTCATGATGCCCATGGCCTTAGAGGAGATACCGGTATCAGGGTGCACCTGCTTCAGCACTTTGTACACGTAGATGGCGTAACTCTCCTTCCTGGTCTTTCTGCGCTTCTTGCCGCCTTTACCTGCCGTCTTGGTCACGGCTTTCTTGGATCCCTTCTTAGGCGCGGTCTTAGCTGGTTCAGGCATGGTGTTGCTGTTCGAGCGAACTGCGAGAGGATGAGTAACCCCCACCTAGCGGCTGCTCTATTTACAGGCTGACATTGTAACTATGCACAAGAGAACAAACGTGTGTTATTGGTCATAATCTCAAAGCTCCTGACGCGGAGCGCCTCCTCCCGCTCCTCCTACACACTTACTCCTCCCCACTGTCCCCTCTGTGCTTTGTTCCCCTTCCGCCATTTTACACTGAGCTTTGTGctttatgacaaaagaaaagagggaaaagatCCTGTTTCTACCaccaaactttacacacacacacactacataaaataaaaagagagatgtATGTAaatcaaattatataatatattctacTCAATGGAATTTATTATGTATATCGGATATTGCTTTTTAAGACTTTTGACGTCATTTGTCAATTTAACCCAAGGTATACTTTGCAACACTACTGTTGCGGCTTGAGGCCTGTGTGCTATACTCCTAGGTCCACTACTAGGAGGCCCGGTGTTCCCCGTTCGTCTGGGTACATTATAAACCGATCCCACATTTAACCCTGAGAGTAGATTACAAGCAACACAAAAAAGAATGTAAAGACAACATTCAGGAGTCATGATATCAGCTGTGAAACACAAAAAATTATACAATCTTTAAAGTTTCTAGTCTAAGAGAGCTACATTTCTCCAACACTAATCTCATTCTAAAACTCAGTATCATTCAGAAGGAAAGCTCATTGAAGTCAAAATTAAAATACCAAATGTGGGTCAAAACAAAGACACTGTTCTACTTGAAATGCCTCACTGTAAATGGGATTTTGGTGGCCATCATTTGAACAGCTATGTTAGAGTACATGTATATAAGTAGACTCTGTTTGTTATAGATAAACAAGACAACAGCTGAACAACAGACTGCACACTCTATTGTAAgtaagtaaaagtcttaaagtatctgat includes these proteins:
- the LOC132848032 gene encoding histone H2B — translated: MPEPAKTAPKKGSKKAVTKTAGKGGKKRRKTRKESYAIYVYKVLKQVHPDTGISSKAMGIMNSFVNDIFERIAGESSRLAHYNKRSTITSREIQTAVRLLLPGELAKHAVSEGTKAVTKYTSSK